The Microbulbifer pacificus sequence CACGATCAATCCGGATTACGGTCTGACGGAAAGTCGCCCCACGGCGCGTTACTTCAGTTTGATTGCCCGTTACGACTTCTGATTCTACTGTTGAATCTTGTCTGTAAAAGAAATCCCGGGTTGCGCCGGGATTTCTTTTTCGGCGTCGCGGGCGCGACGCCCGATTTTCATCTCAACTTTACTTACAAGTATTTTTCACACAGTTCAATAAATGCCACAACCGCCGGAGAGCGTGAACGTTCGCTCAACTCCATTATGCTCAGTTTGGTCAGCAGGGCAGGGTGCGAAATATCCAGAGTAGATAGTTCCCCGGAACCTATTTCTGCTGAAAAAAAGAACTCCGATGCGATCAACCAGGAATGGGTTCTCAATAGAATGGCTTTAAGCGTTGGATAATCGCTGCACAAGACCGAGGGTACACTCCGCTTGGGATCCCCGGCGTTGAGTATGGCCGCATAAAGCGGATTTGCAGGACTCACCAGCGTCGATGAAATCAAAGGGTAGTGGGCCAGATCCTCAAACCGGATAGCGGTCTTGCTGCGCAATGGGTGTGTGGAACTTGTGATCACCGAGAGGGGTATATCCTTCAGGTGCTGATATCTGACGCCTTCAATACTCTGGTAGCTACCTGATCCGGCAATCAGCAAATCCAGTTCGCGCTGCTGAAGCTTGTACGCCAGTTCTTCTGGGGTGCCTTCACTGATACTGACAATAACGTTGGGATGGGCTTCGACAAACTCCGGCAGCGTGCTGCGCATGACCAGTTCTTTTACCGCCCGCCCAACGCCGATATGTAAGGTTCCCGACTGTACATTACGGTAGAGATCGGCCTCGCGCTGAATATCGTCGATATCCAGCAGGACCTGGTCACAGCGGCGGGCCAGCTGCAGGCAAAACGGGGTTGGGCTCATGCCGCTCTTGGACCGCTCGAATAGCTGTACACCGAGAATTTCTTCCAGGTTGTTCATACTGCGTGTCAGGGCTGGATGCGTCAGATGCAAGGCCTCGGCCGCTCGCAGAATGGTGCCGTGCCGAATGATCGCGCGCAGATGTCGGAGCTGTTTCAGGGTAAGCATGGGTGTGGGCAGGTCCCAAAATAACCGGAGTTAAAAAGTATCCTAAATGTAACTTAAATTTTATACATGGAAAATTTAAGTCACTATAAGTTACATAAGTGGCAGGCTAGTATCCGAACTCGGCTCCAAAACACAATAAATAACGGAGAGAAAACGGATGAACCATCAGTCACTAAAGCCCCTGGCCGCCGCGATTTCCCTTGGAATGATCGCAAGTATTCCCCCAGCTACGACCCTGGCGGCGCCCGTCGTGGAGGAAGTTACGGTTACCGCGACCAAAAGAGCGGAAAGTATTCAGGACGTACCCATTTCCGTATCCGCATTCAGCGGTGATTACCTGGAAAATTCCGGACTCAACGATCTGGAAGACCTGGGCAAGCTCGCGCCGAATTTGGGCGTCACAAAATCCAGCCAGGCGGTAAATCAACGCATCGCGATCCGCGGGGTCGGCACCGTCGGCAATAATGCGATGGATCCCAGCGTTGCGGTGTACATCGACGGCGCGTACGTCTCACGCCCCGGTGCGCTGCTCGGAAATCTGGAAGACATCGACGTGGCCGAGGTGTTGCGTGGCCCCCAGGGCACGCTATTTGGCCGCAATGCCGCCATGGGTGCGCTCAACCTTCGCACCCGGGCGCCGGTCATAGGTGAAGACTCGATCAGGGTCAAAGCCGGTGCCGGGGATTACGGGACGTTCAACTCCAGCGTAATTGCCAATAAAAGCCTGGGCGATAACACCTCCGCCCGGCTTGTGGCGAGTACTTCCGGCAGTGACGGTTATGGAGAAAACCGCTACGACAACAACGAGGGAGTGGGCGCGAATAATGCCAGGAGCCTGAAAACATCTCTGCTGTTCGAACCCGCGGATAACCTGAGCGTACTGCTGCGCGCGGACTACCAGGAACTGTCCGGCGAGGGGCCTGTTATTGAAGTGCTACCGGAGTCGGCGACGCCCGAGCGTCTGGCAACGTTGAATTACCTGGGTGCAGCGCCGGATGTATCGGGTCTGGATCACCGGATCAACCAGCGCCACCAGGACGACATGTCTGACCGGCAGTGGGGCCTGGTGCTGGATACCACTTGGGACGATGCGGTCGCAGGGCATACGCTGCGTTTTTTAACATCGTACCGGGAGTGGCAGAACCGGTCTCTGGAAGATTCGGTGTTCAGGTTGCCCCTAGAAGATCTCGGTCGCGAAACTGCATTTTACAGCGATACCTTTTCGCAGGAGATTCAGCTGATTTCTCCCACCGGGGAACGTTTCGATTATGTCGCTGGCCTGTACTATTTTCAGGAAGATTATGACATCGATCAGACTACCCATCTTGGCTCAGCATTCTGCCCCATGACCGGAGCCATTAATCCGGTGTATGCCGTTATGTGTGCGGCGGGTGCACAAGCTGACGCGACCCCGTCTGAGTTCACCCAGAGTGCGGAATCCCTCGCTGCGTTTGTTCAGGCTACGTATCACATTACCGATCAGCTCGACCTGACACTCGGTGTGCGTTATTCCGACGACGATAAAGAGGGCAGTTTCCTCGTTGACTCCAACAATGCGATCGCATCGGCACTGCTGGCAGCACCAGAAAACCATCAGCTCGCGTTCACGGACAACCAGACGACTTGGATGGCGAACGCGAAGTACTTTGTGACCGGCGACATTATGTCGTATCTCACGGTCTCTACCGGTTACAAATCCGGCGGCCTTAACTCTGTGATGACCACGGAAGCGCTAAATGCTGATCAGCGCCTGTTCGATTCAGAAGACGTGGTGAACTATGAGTTCGGACTGAAAAGCACGCTGCTGAACGGCAGTATGGTGGCCAATGCCAGTATTTACCGCACCGATATCGAAAACTTCCAGGATCGCTCTTTCGATGATCTGAGCTACGTCATTACCAATGCCGGCGAGCTACGTCAGCAGGGACTGGAGCTGGATGTGCAGTACTACCCTCTGGATGCACTTCAGATTCAGTTTGGTTATGCCTATCTGGATTCCGAGTTTCTGGCGTTCGATAACGGCAGCAACCTGCCGGGTGAAAGTGGCGTGCAGGATCTGGCCGGTACACCGAACCGCTACTCGCCGGAGCATCAGGCCAATCTCACTTCCCAGTGGACACAGCCGTTGGAAGAGAACGGCATGGAATGGTTTATTCGTGGAGAGCTCAGCTGGACCGATGATGCCAACGTGGGTGCCACCACCAATAACAATCCGCAGACCATACAGCAGGCCTATGCGTTGGGTAACTTGCGCATCGGTATCAATTCCGCTGGCGAAGACTGGTCGATCAGCGCTTATGTCAAGAACATCGCCGACGAAAAATACTGCGATGGCATGTTTGACCAGCCGAATGGCGGCATCTTCGGAACCATATCCAATAGCGGCACCCTGATTCGTTGTGTGCAGGGCGATCCGCGTACCGTTGGCGTGTCCGGTTCGTATCGCTTCCAGTAAGGGCATTTACGGCGTTGTAACCGCCCAACCTTGCGCGAGCCCGAGTCATTGGGCTCGCTTTTTTCGACGACCGGCATTCTTCTTGGTTAGAGGTCCCACTATGTTTCGCGATAGACCGAAAACGGCGCTTGCCCTGGCGGCGGGCCTAATGAGTACACTTGCGCTGTGCACAGCAGAAACAAACGCGCAAGCGGAGCAGGATAGGGCGTGGCGATTTCGCCAGGTGGCCGCCAACTTCAGCTTCCAGAATGAAGCGGCTCCCATACACTTTCGTCAACTGCAGAATCTGTATCCGAACAGAAAAATTGAAAGTGCGCACGGCGCTCCGTTACCACTATCGAAAGCGCCATTAGAGACAGATCTCATTACTTATCGATACAAGGATAAGGAAAGCACGTTACAGGAGTATCTTACCCGCCGTCGAACTACCGGATTCCTGGTACTTAAGGATGGAAAAATTGCACACGAAAGTTACTTTTACGGCAATTCCGAACGCGCAGCGTCCATCATTTTTTCCGCCTCAAAATCGGTCATCAGCTTGCTGGTCGGAATCGCCTTCGATCAGGGTTTACTGAAAAACGTCGACGATCCGATCACCGATTACCTACCGGAATTGAAAGGTAGTGCCTTTGACGGTGCTAGCATCAAAAATGTTCTGCAGATGACGACTTCCCTGTATATCGAGGGGGCAAATCATGGCGTAAATGAGCCGGGCCGTGATATCCGCAATGCCACGGCGATCAGCCTTGCCTACGGTCAAGGAGATCTGCGTACGCAACCGAAAACTGCCAAGAGAAAGCCTGGGAAAATGCATGGCCAAACCTGGGAATACCTCAACACGAACACTCAGGCACTCACCGTGCTGGTTGAACGGGTAAGCGGATTGACGGTATCCGAGTTCGCCGCCAAACATCTTTGGCGAAGAATTGGCACAGAGCAGCAGGCCTTCTGGCTGACGGATCGCACCGACGACGCACAGGCCATTGAGCACGGCTACATGGGATTTATTGCCAGTCTGCGGGATCTCGGACGCTTGGGAATGATGCTCGCCAACGAGGGGAGATGGGAGGGGCAGCAGGTAGTTTCTTCCCAGTGGCTGAAAGAATCCACGACCAACGACAACCCTGCAGTAACGAGCGTTTCCGGTCACACCATCATGGACTATGGGTACCAGTGGTGGTTACCCCGGGGGGATGCCGGCGAATTTATGGCGGTAGGTATCGGCGGGCAGTTTATATATGGGAACCCCTCACAACAGGTGGTGATTGTACAAACCAGTGCCGATCCTCAGTACAACAGCCTGTCCAAGGAGGAGAGCGTATACCTATATCGTGCCATCGTATCTGCATTGAGTTCGGATACCGCGAAGGGTTAACCCGGTAAAGGGTCGCTTTGCGGCGACGATCACATTCAATTGAACGAGTAGTACAGATGATAAGTTCCAAGCTTAACCGTCGCAGCCTTTTGAAACTGGGATTGGGTACCACCATTTTAGGCACCACTGCTTGCTCCGGTGATTATCAAGCCAATGACCGCTGGAACCGGGGCGATCTTCAGCACCTGATTCCGCTGGTGTCTCACGGGGCTTTCAATATCAAACTCTCTTTTTTCAATTCACGGGACAAGGCCCCGATTCTGAAAGTCGGCAAGCGAACAATTACTGGTTGCCAGCAGGATTCCCTGGGACGTTTCTGGGCATTTCGGGTTGGAGATCTTACACCGAATACGGAATATCAATTGCAACTGGTAGATTCAACCGGAAACAGCCTGTGCGATGCCTGGCCGCTCAAGACGTTCCCAGCTCCGCAGCAAAAGCCGGAGCAGCTGCGAATCATCAGTTATACCTGTGCAGGTGGCCCTGATCTGCCGGTTCTTCCCGGTAATCGTCATGCCTTCAAACCTGTTGTCTACCGTCAGAAACTGTTCGACACCATTATCGAGCAGAAACCCGACATGGTCATTTCCAATGGAGATCACATCTACTGGGACTATCGATCCTGGGTTAAAAACCCGGACAGCGCTATGGCGCGGATGGCAATCGATCTTTTTCTTGGCACCTATGGTAGCTTTGATGAAACCCTGCCGGTTAAAGGAACCAAAAATGAAATCACCCTGCAGGCTATCGCCGATGAGCAAATTGGAAAAGCCTACGGGGTAAGATTCCGTTCCACGCCGGTGTATTTCGTGACGGACGACCACGACTATTTCGACAACGACGATGCCACACCGGAACTGGTGACCTTTCCCCCGAATAACTTTCATCAGGATCTGCGCGATACCCTTCAGGCGCAGTATTTTCCTGAATACATTGTGGAGGAGGAGCTACCTTCAGTATTCCCGGGTTACACCACAGAGAACAGCATCGCGCTATCTACCCACTTTGGTATGGCTCGATTCGGTGATCTCTTCTGCGGCGCACTGTATGACTGCGGTGGCAAACTCAATCTCAATGGTGTCGATGCGGGGCTGATACCACGGATAGTGGAAAACTGGCTGCTGGAAAAGACGTCTATGGAAGATACCCGCCACTTGATACATATTCCGTCTCACCCCATGGGGTGGACTGCAGGCAAATGGAGGGAATGGTATCCGGACCTGATCAAATCGGAAGGCACCCTGCTTGCAGAAGTAAAAGGTGATGGTCGAGGCAACAAGTTTATGTGGCAGCAGGGCTGGTGGTCCCAGCACCAGCGCCTGATCGAGGCGCTGTTTTTGCAGAACATACGCAAACCTCTGGTTGTCTCCGGTGATCTCCATCTGCTTGGGGCAGGGCAGATCAAACACAGCGGCGATCTGGATCTGACATCCAATCCCGTGACGTCTATCCTCAGTGGTCCGGTAGGAGTTGGCGGGCTCGGCTGGCTCAGTAAGGCCCGAGGACTCAGTGCCCAAACACCGCAATCCCTTGTGGTTGACGAGCTACTCGCGCCGCGGGAACGCAATGGATACACCCTGATCGATATGGATCGAAACCGCTGTCGCATCGAGCTGTACCAATGTCCGGAGGGATATGTAGTTCCAGAGGATTTACGGCCAGCGCTCGTCAACGCCTTCAGTGTGTGACGATGTCTAGACATACCGATTCAAAGATCTATAGCAGTTCCGATCAAGGTATTCAGATCCACCACGTGGCTAATTCGCCAGGTCGTGCTGTGAAGTAGTTCCAGGAGGTTTCTGGCCAACAGGCCGGAGGCCTTGCACAGTAAGGGGTCTATCTATATCCAATACCCTTTAGTATTCGACATAGTGTATTTTTGCCATTACAATGGATTCGCTACCGAAAATCCGGACTTCAAGGCGCTCCTATGTCTATCCCAGCACCCGTCCCTCTGTATCCAACCTACGTCGAGCTCAAGGGCTTCAAGCCAATCAATCCGGATCAGACCTTTTTCAATGACTACCCCGAGCTGAAGAAATTTCTGGAATCTGGTGAATCCTGGTGGATGCCACACTGGCTCTGGGGCCAGGAGTTTCTGAGCTATGTGGGCCGCAACAAATCTGAGCATACATTCACACGTTTCCGCAACGAGACGGAACGTTTCCTGTTATGGGTATTTCTGCTCAAGGCGACGCCTATGGATCGTCTGCGCAAGGCAGATATTCTCGAGTATGTGGACTTTTGCTGGCAGCCGCCGGTAAACTGGATTTGCCTGGCAAATCACGAAAAATTCCAGCTGAACAACGGCTGTTTTGTACAGAATCCTGCGTGGGCACCATTTCGGCTCAAACTGGCAAAAAACAGCCAGCCCTCGGATAACGAGGCGGACAAGAAGAAATACCGTCCATCGCAACAGACATTGACCGCGACATTTACCGGCATCATCGCGTTATACAAGTATCTGATGAACGAGGAATACCTATACGGTAACCCCGCGCAGATTGCCAAGACCGATTGTCGGCATTTCATCAAGGATGCTCAGGTCAAGGAGATTCGCCGCCTGACCGAGGCCCAGTGGCAGTATGTGTTCAACGTGGCGCTCAGTATGGCCGGTGAAGACCCCATCCACGAGCGCAGTTTGTTCGTTATTTGTGCACTGAAAACCCTGTTCTTGCGGATCTCGGAGCTGTCCGAGCGCCCAAACTGGACCCCGGTCATGAGCCATTTCTGGCAGGATTCCGACGGCAACTGGTGGCTCAAGGTGTTCGGAAAAGGGCGAAAACTGCGCGATATCACTGTACCCCCCAGCTTTATTCCCTACCTCAAGCGCTATCGCCACTATCGGGGATTGAGCGCCCTGCCCGCCATCGCCGAGAATCACCCTATCGTGGAGAAAATCCGCGGCCAGGGTGGAATGACAGCGCGGCAACTGACCCGGGTAGTGCAGCAGGTTTTCGACCGCGCGTACGACGAGATGCGCCAGGTTGAGGGCGAAGACAATGCGCGCAAGCTGCGCGAAGCCTCCACACACTGGTTGCGACATACCGGCGCCAGTATGGAAGTAGAGCGTGGCCGAGCACTCAAGGATCTTTCTGAAGATCTCGGTCACTCCAGTATGGCAACTACCGATACGGTATACGTGCAGACAGAAAACCGGATTCGTGCACAAAGCGGTAAAGGACGGGGGGTGGAGTAATCCGGGATGGCACTCTGTCCGGGTACAGAATTAATAAAAGGAATCGGTGCCAATTCGGTATTCATTGAAATTCTGTCACGAAAATCGTGAATCTGGCGGTGCGTTCTCTTTGGTGTAGTCAGACCATCGATTAGCATGCGCGGCTCATTTTTCGGGGGGAACCAGAAGATGTCTATCGGACAGAAAATTTACCAACTCATTGAACAGTTCGCGGTTGAGCCGACGTTCTGGAAGCAATTTACCAATGCGTTCCGGGAAGTGCTCGTGGACCAGGGTGCGGCGGATGACCTGGCTCACAAGATGGCGAGTATCGCCTTTGATGCTTTGCGGTTGCATTCCGGCAATGACTATCACCTTGGTATGGTTGAGGTCATCGCTATGCATCCGGAATTTGAGCAGACCATGTACCAGGATATTGCGGCGGCAAGCGCGATGCACAAATACATGACGTTTTGCATGGACCTCAACCACATGCAGTTGGCTGCTGGTTACGCCGAACACTGAATTGTCACCGGGCTGTAAGAGCAAATGCGCTAACGGTGATCCTGCAGATATTGCGGAATGACGGATTCCAGCCAGTAATGCGGCTTCCAAAGGGCGCCGCCGATGAATCCCACATGCCCTCCCCTCTGGCTGATGGCCAGCGTCACCTGCGGGCTTACATCGGATTCCGCGGGAACTGCGGTGGGACAGACAAAGGGATCATCTACGGCGTGTATCAGTAATGTGGGTTTGGCAATATTCCGCAGAAGTGGCCGGCTGGAGGCGCGGGTATAGTAATCGTCTACACCCGTAAAACCATGCAGTGGTGCAGTGAAGTGATCGTCAAAGTGCCGAAAGTTACTGAATATGCGCGGCGAATTCAGCGGCGGCATCTGCTTCGCCAGCACGGGATCGAGGGCCTTGCGGTTGAGGCTTTCCCGCAAGCTGTCCAGCAAATGTTTTTGGTAGACACGTGAAAAGCCTCGGTTCATCCGGCGGCTGGAGAGATGCAGGTCCAGCGGGGCGGATATTGAAACAGCCGCAGTCAACGGGCTGCCCTCCCCGTCTTCACCCAGCCATTTCAGCAGTACGTTGCCGCCGAGGGAATAACCTACGGCCATGAGCGGTGTAGACGGGAAGCGATCGCGCAGTTGCGTGGCGAGCCAGCGGGGATCTCCGCTGTCGCCACTGTGATAGGCGCGGGGCAACAGATTGGGGATGCCGCCACAACCGCGAAAATGCATCACGGCAACCTGAAAATCCTGCGCAAGTAGCGCCTGCATCAGCCCCTGCGCATAAGGCGACTCCACCGACCCCTCCAGGCCGTGCAGAATAAGTACCAATGGCCGGGTCGTATCGTCCACCAACTGCACGGGTGTATGTAGCGCAAGTCGATCGCCATCCGGGGTATCAAGCCACTGGCATTGGGTGTGAATCCAGGGTTCTGGGCGATGGAAACGGGAAAAGATGGTTTGGAGGTGGCAGTTGCCGAGGCCAATGGCCGGTGTGAATGGAGAAATCATGACTGCCGCCGGATAAAACATATCAGAAAAATCAGGCGGCTAGCCTAGCGTTCCGTGGCACTGGGTTCAATCACATATGCTGCTTATGACGCTTCCGGTGCGGTGACCTTTTCATAGAATCGATATTCGCCATTTTTCTGGATCTGGTACACCACATAGGGTTCGAATTCGCCACCGCGATACATACCCGGGCTGCCCTGAGGCATGCCTGGCACTGACAAGCCGATACTGTCTTTGGGCGGATTAGCCAAGAACTGGCGGATCAGGCGCGCGGGCACATGACCCTCAAATACGTACTGATTCCGCCATACACCCGTGTGACAACCCTGCATACTGGCCGGAATTCCCCAGCGCTGTTTAACAGCCGCGGTATCTAAGCCGTTTTCACTACCCACGGAAAAATTGTTCTGCTCCAGATGAGCTATCCACTCCTTGCAGCAAAGGCAGAAGGGTGACTTGTATACCACGATTTCCGCGCTGTGCCCTCCTCCGCTCACCGGCGACTCTACATGTGCGCCGGAGTGACTGCAGGCTGTAACAAGAACACCCAGAAAGAGTGGTGCGAGTGACAAAAAAAACCGTCTGAACATCGTCGCGAGATCAGAGTACTTGAGCGTAATAGATTGCATAGTGATGCTTTTGATCCGTCCAGTATTGTTCGGGAGAAAAGCCGGTATCCCGCAGCAGTGCCTGCAGTCCCGGCAATGTGTACTTATGGCTATTCTCGGTATGGATGGTCTCGCCCTCGGCGAAGCGGAATATTCGGCCAGACACCGAAACCTCCTGCTCTGCCAGGCTCACAAGATGCATTTCCACCCGTTGACGCAGGCTGTGATAAAAGGCCCTGTGGGCGAACGCCCGGGCATCGAAATTTCCCTGCAATTCGCTGTTGATACGGGTCAGCAGGTTTTTGTTGAAGGCTTCCGTAATGTGATTGCTGTCGTGATAGGCGCGCTCCAGAATCACGGAGTCCTTAACCAAGTCTGCGCCCAGCAGCAAACCGTCCCCAGTATTGAGATGTCTTGCAAAGGTGTTCAGCAGGCGGCGGGCCTGCTCCGGGGAAAAATTGCCAATGGTGGAACCGGGGAAAAAGATCACTCTGCGCGTGTCGGATTGCGGTAAGCGCTCCCAGATCTCAGGCTGGGTAAAATCGCCGACCATTGGCACAACGTTGAGATCTGGTAACCGCTGCTCTAAGCGCTGTTGCGCTTCCAGAAGAATTTCCGGGGAAATATCCAGCGGGTAATAGGCATCCGGATACGCCATGGCGGCGAGCAGTGGCTCCGCCTTTTCGCAGTTTCCGGCCCCGGGTTCGATCAAGGCAACATGGTTGCCCACTGCCTCCGCCATTTCCTCCAACGCATATGCAAAGATCGCCGCCTCAGTACGGGTCAGGTAGTAATCGTCAAGTTCGCAGATTGTCTCAAACAGTTTTGAACCGGTTTCGTCGTAAAGATATTTGCACGGAAGCGTCTTCTGTCGGGAAGAAAGTCCAGCGATCACATCGCGCTCGAACTGCCGACGTAAATACTCCTCGGGCGGGACTGCAGTACCGCCTGTATTGATGGCCATATTCACTGAATGTCTCCCGCCAGGCGAATGCCGCTGAACTGCCATGCCTGGTGTGGATAAAAGAAGTTTCGGTAGCCAATACGGATATGGCTGCGCGGTGTTACACAGGAGCCACCGCGCAGCACCATCTGATTACACATAAATTTGCCGTTGTATTCACCCACCGCATCGCGGCTGGCACGATACCCCGGATATGGTCCATAGGCGCTGGATGTCCACTGCCAGAGATTGCCAAGCAGCTGGATATGCCGATCGGGGGACGCATATTCGGCTATTGGCTGGAAATTCCGGTTTTCCAGCAGGTTGGCTTTATCCCGGGCATCCTTTTGGCAATATAGCCAGGCGGCAACTTCCCACTCAAATTCGGTCGGCAGACGCTGCCCGGCCCAGCTCGCATAGGCATCTGCCTCATAAAAACTGACATGGCAAACCGGCACGGTCAGGTCCAGTGGTTGCAGACCGCTCAGGGTAAACTGGAACCATTCGCCGTCGATTTCCCGCCAATACATCGGTGCTTGTGGATGCCCGGGTGTAGCGGCTTGCCGGATATGGTTCCAGCCATCAGACAGCCACAGACGCGGCTCGCGATAGCCACCATCCTGAAGAAACTCAAGGAATTCACCGTTAGTGACCAGGCGTGATGCCATACGAAATGCAGACTGGAATCGCTGGTGGGGCGGGCCTTCGTTATCGAAACTGAAATTGCCGACACTTCCCTCTCCGTCACTACCCAGGGTGTAGTGATCTTCCGGCACCTGTAGCCACTGTATTGGCGGGACATCATCCATATCGTCCGGAAACGGATCCAGATCCTCGCGGTAGGCAGGAAATGCCGGGTTCTGGAAGAATGCATGCTTGATGTCCATCAACAACAATTCTTGGTGTTGCTGCTCGTGGTGGATGCCCAGCGTAAACAAAGCTGCCTGGTCGGCTGTCACATCTTCTTCTATTAGCCACTGCTCGATATGCCGATCGATATGAGCACGGTAGGAAAATATCTGTTCGATGGAGGGGCGCGATAACAGACCGCGATCCGGGCGGGCAAAGGGCTGGCCGAGAGTGTTGTAATAGGAGTTGAAAATATGGTGAAAGCCGCGATTGAACACGGCATAACCGGGCAGCGCGTCGCGCAAGATAAAAGTTTCAAAGAACCAACTTGTATGTGCCAGGTGCCATTTCGTTGGACTGGCATCCGGCATGGATTGCAGCTGCATGTCTTCGGCAGTGAGAGGATCGGTGAGCGCTGCAGTCTCGCGGCGGACCTGTTGAAAATGATCGATCAGCGCGGCGCGCTCATTCAGGGAGAGGTCTCGATTCTCGTTGTCGAACAACTGCTCACTCGTCGCACGGGAGAGGCCCCCTGAACCTGCGTCAGAAATCAGACTCATCTTTTGGTCCGGTCAACTGCAAAATCTGTCTTTGATCATACAACCATTGTGGCGAATTCCTATCGGCACGCCCGCATTGGGGAGGCAATCAACGCCAGGAATTTTTTCTCCAACAGCAAAACAGAAAATTTTGGACAAAAAAAAGGCCGGCAGTGCCGACCTTTTCCTTCCTGTTCCGGTTGTTCCCAACCAGAGTCAGGATTAGAAGCGAACAGTAAAGTCCGCACCATACATGCGTGGCATGAAGCGCCAAGCGGGGCTGGCGCCGATGGCCGCGCCAGTACCACCGTAACCACCGGCGATTTCCTCGTCGGTCACGTTCTGCACCCACAGGGCTGCGGAATAGCGGTCAGAGGCGCTGTTCCAACCGGCGCGCAGGTTCATCAGCTGATAGTCCGGGATCACACGAGCCGGATCGCTGATGGAGCCAACGCGTTCGTCAGTCCAGTTGTAGTCACCGCGTACGGAAACGTCGCCACCAGCGGCCAGTTCCCAGGTGTACTCGGCCATGATGTTGAACTTGTTCTCCGGGGTGCCAACGCGAGGCTGACCTACGCGGGAATGTGTCTCTTCGGTTTCACCGATGGACTCGATGATCTGATAACGGGTGTATTCGGTATCCAGGAAGGAGTAGTTACCGGCAATAAACAGGTTATCAGTCGCCGCCCACTGTACTTCGAACTCCGCACCGCGACCTTCGGCGTCGGCGTTACGCAGATAGTAGTTGGGGATGGGATCGCCAACCAGGTCCAACTGCTGCAAGTTCTTGTAATCGTATGCAAATACGGACGCGTTGAACCGTACGGCATTGTCAAACAAGCTGCTCTTCACACCGATTTCCAGGTTGGTCACGCTCTCCTGGTCGAAAGAAGGATCAATGCCATCTGCTACTGTAAAGCTGTTGAAACCACCGGCTTTGAAACCGTCAGCCAGCGACACGAAGGTCATTACGTCATCGTTCCAGCGGTAGTCCAGCACGACACGGCCAGACAGGTCACTCCAGGAATCACTCAATTTTTCATTGAGATTTGGATTGCCGCTGTTATTGAAGGCAAGGCCAAAACCGAGCGGGGGTAACTGCGCCAGATTGATTGTCATTGGGCCACTTGGCAACATCACTGGGTTGCCATTGGCATCCATCACGTTGATGGCCAAATCGCCGACGGGCAACGCGTTCTGATAGCTGCTGACAATAGAGAAATCTTTTTCATCCGCGGTATAGCGCGCGCCTACGGTCAGATCCATCTTATCGGTCAGGCTCCATGTA is a genomic window containing:
- a CDS encoding LysR family transcriptional regulator, whose product is MLTLKQLRHLRAIIRHGTILRAAEALHLTHPALTRSMNNLEEILGVQLFERSKSGMSPTPFCLQLARRCDQVLLDIDDIQREADLYRNVQSGTLHIGVGRAVKELVMRSTLPEFVEAHPNVIVSISEGTPEELAYKLQQRELDLLIAGSGSYQSIEGVRYQHLKDIPLSVITSSTHPLRSKTAIRFEDLAHYPLISSTLVSPANPLYAAILNAGDPKRSVPSVLCSDYPTLKAILLRTHSWLIASEFFFSAEIGSGELSTLDISHPALLTKLSIMELSERSRSPAVVAFIELCEKYL
- a CDS encoding TonB-dependent receptor, with the translated sequence MNHQSLKPLAAAISLGMIASIPPATTLAAPVVEEVTVTATKRAESIQDVPISVSAFSGDYLENSGLNDLEDLGKLAPNLGVTKSSQAVNQRIAIRGVGTVGNNAMDPSVAVYIDGAYVSRPGALLGNLEDIDVAEVLRGPQGTLFGRNAAMGALNLRTRAPVIGEDSIRVKAGAGDYGTFNSSVIANKSLGDNTSARLVASTSGSDGYGENRYDNNEGVGANNARSLKTSLLFEPADNLSVLLRADYQELSGEGPVIEVLPESATPERLATLNYLGAAPDVSGLDHRINQRHQDDMSDRQWGLVLDTTWDDAVAGHTLRFLTSYREWQNRSLEDSVFRLPLEDLGRETAFYSDTFSQEIQLISPTGERFDYVAGLYYFQEDYDIDQTTHLGSAFCPMTGAINPVYAVMCAAGAQADATPSEFTQSAESLAAFVQATYHITDQLDLTLGVRYSDDDKEGSFLVDSNNAIASALLAAPENHQLAFTDNQTTWMANAKYFVTGDIMSYLTVSTGYKSGGLNSVMTTEALNADQRLFDSEDVVNYEFGLKSTLLNGSMVANASIYRTDIENFQDRSFDDLSYVITNAGELRQQGLELDVQYYPLDALQIQFGYAYLDSEFLAFDNGSNLPGESGVQDLAGTPNRYSPEHQANLTSQWTQPLEENGMEWFIRGELSWTDDANVGATTNNNPQTIQQAYALGNLRIGINSAGEDWSISAYVKNIADEKYCDGMFDQPNGGIFGTISNSGTLIRCVQGDPRTVGVSGSYRFQ
- a CDS encoding serine hydrolase domain-containing protein, giving the protein MSTLALCTAETNAQAEQDRAWRFRQVAANFSFQNEAAPIHFRQLQNLYPNRKIESAHGAPLPLSKAPLETDLITYRYKDKESTLQEYLTRRRTTGFLVLKDGKIAHESYFYGNSERAASIIFSASKSVISLLVGIAFDQGLLKNVDDPITDYLPELKGSAFDGASIKNVLQMTTSLYIEGANHGVNEPGRDIRNATAISLAYGQGDLRTQPKTAKRKPGKMHGQTWEYLNTNTQALTVLVERVSGLTVSEFAAKHLWRRIGTEQQAFWLTDRTDDAQAIEHGYMGFIASLRDLGRLGMMLANEGRWEGQQVVSSQWLKESTTNDNPAVTSVSGHTIMDYGYQWWLPRGDAGEFMAVGIGGQFIYGNPSQQVVIVQTSADPQYNSLSKEESVYLYRAIVSALSSDTAKG
- a CDS encoding tyrosine-type recombinase/integrase, coding for MSIPAPVPLYPTYVELKGFKPINPDQTFFNDYPELKKFLESGESWWMPHWLWGQEFLSYVGRNKSEHTFTRFRNETERFLLWVFLLKATPMDRLRKADILEYVDFCWQPPVNWICLANHEKFQLNNGCFVQNPAWAPFRLKLAKNSQPSDNEADKKKYRPSQQTLTATFTGIIALYKYLMNEEYLYGNPAQIAKTDCRHFIKDAQVKEIRRLTEAQWQYVFNVALSMAGEDPIHERSLFVICALKTLFLRISELSERPNWTPVMSHFWQDSDGNWWLKVFGKGRKLRDITVPPSFIPYLKRYRHYRGLSALPAIAENHPIVEKIRGQGGMTARQLTRVVQQVFDRAYDEMRQVEGEDNARKLREASTHWLRHTGASMEVERGRALKDLSEDLGHSSMATTDTVYVQTENRIRAQSGKGRGVE